One stretch of Methylopila sp. 73B DNA includes these proteins:
- a CDS encoding MarR family winged helix-turn-helix transcriptional regulator translates to MTSFPPKTVSRPELLVEGSDAAFRTLVDDLSHFASRLQQIRDGLARRMGVTTPQYSILMALARRPEEGAMGVKALAERMRVSVPFVVNETKKLERLGFIGKLPVAEDKRKVDLVLTEEGRRAIAVVSAIQRDVNDVLFSSLDKASFHELSRLTRELLVSAGQALTLSDP, encoded by the coding sequence ATGACCTCATTTCCCCCGAAGACCGTCAGCCGCCCTGAACTGCTCGTCGAGGGTTCCGACGCTGCCTTCAGGACGCTGGTCGACGACCTGTCCCATTTCGCGTCGCGGCTTCAGCAGATCCGGGACGGGCTGGCGCGGCGGATGGGGGTGACGACGCCGCAATACTCCATCCTGATGGCGCTCGCCCGTAGACCCGAGGAAGGCGCGATGGGCGTCAAGGCTCTTGCCGAGCGCATGCGGGTCAGCGTGCCCTTCGTGGTCAACGAGACCAAGAAGCTTGAGCGGCTCGGGTTCATCGGCAAGCTCCCCGTCGCCGAAGACAAGCGGAAGGTCGACCTCGTCCTGACGGAAGAGGGCCGGCGCGCGATCGCCGTGGTCAGCGCGATCCAAAGAGACGTCAACGACGTGCTCTTCAGCAGCCTGGACAAGGCGTCGTTTCACGAGCTGTCCAGGCTGACCCGCGAACTCCTGGTCTCCGCCGGCCAAGCCCTGACCCTCTCGGACCCATAG
- a CDS encoding group III truncated hemoglobin, translating to MNVPTLPAPSTALPRAVTEGIDERLIRRVVDCFYAQARDDEVIGPVFKTAVPDERWRAHLDTIVDFWSSMLLGTRRYDGRPLRKHLMLPDLGDEHFRRWLALFRKTVEELCEPDVAAFWADRSERIGNSFRINVRMHRGDDVLDLKPLEREVFPD from the coding sequence ATGAACGTGCCGACTCTTCCCGCGCCTTCGACGGCCCTACCCCGCGCCGTAACCGAAGGAATCGACGAGCGTCTCATCCGCAGGGTCGTCGACTGCTTCTATGCGCAGGCGCGGGACGACGAGGTCATCGGACCGGTCTTCAAGACCGCCGTGCCAGACGAGCGATGGCGAGCGCACCTCGACACGATCGTCGACTTCTGGAGCTCGATGCTGCTCGGGACCCGCCGCTACGACGGCCGTCCGCTGCGCAAGCACCTCATGCTCCCGGACCTCGGGGACGAGCACTTCAGACGCTGGCTCGCGTTGTTCCGGAAGACGGTCGAGGAGCTCTGCGAGCCGGACGTCGCGGCTTTCTGGGCCGACCGCTCCGAGCGCATCGGCAACTCGTTCCGCATCAACGTTCGGATGCATCGCGGGGACGACGTTCTCGACCTCAAGCCGCTCGAGCGCGAGGTCTTTCCGGACTAG
- a CDS encoding DMT family transporter translates to MSVKSFVSHLGPDRRHGAWNARGAAFMVLAMLGFAVEDTFLKLAAQSLPIGQVLVSFGAFGLAAFSAMAIAAGERPVSRAALSRVVLVRSLFEVTGRLFFMLAIALTPLSTASAILQSTPLVVIAGAALFFKETVGVRRWLAVVVGLGGVLLILRPGADGFSLLSVFAVVATLGFAGRDLATRAAPSSLSHNQLGVLGFASLVFAGLVALPFGAAAELPDAGAALSLVVASCAGIVAYGSLTTAMRTGEISAVTPFRYTRLVFAMLTGVVVFDERPDLLTLVGSTIVVMAGIIALTRARPSAS, encoded by the coding sequence ATGAGCGTCAAAAGTTTCGTCAGTCACCTCGGTCCTGATCGTCGCCATGGGGCCTGGAACGCGCGCGGGGCCGCATTCATGGTCCTCGCCATGCTGGGGTTCGCAGTCGAGGACACTTTTCTCAAGCTTGCGGCCCAGTCGCTGCCGATCGGCCAGGTGCTCGTGTCGTTCGGCGCCTTCGGGCTCGCGGCGTTCTCCGCGATGGCGATCGCCGCTGGCGAGCGGCCCGTCTCCCGGGCGGCGTTGTCCCGCGTCGTGCTGGTCCGGTCTCTGTTCGAGGTGACAGGGCGGCTGTTCTTCATGCTGGCCATTGCGCTGACGCCGCTCTCGACAGCCTCCGCGATCCTCCAATCGACGCCCCTCGTCGTGATCGCAGGCGCCGCGCTGTTCTTCAAAGAGACCGTCGGCGTTCGCCGCTGGCTCGCGGTCGTCGTCGGCCTTGGCGGCGTGTTGTTGATCTTGCGGCCGGGCGCCGATGGTTTCAGCCTGCTGTCCGTCTTCGCCGTGGTCGCGACGCTCGGCTTCGCGGGGCGGGACCTCGCGACGCGCGCCGCGCCGTCCAGCCTGTCCCACAACCAACTCGGCGTGCTCGGCTTCGCGTCGCTGGTGTTCGCAGGGCTGGTGGCGCTTCCCTTCGGGGCGGCGGCGGAGCTTCCGGACGCGGGGGCGGCCCTGAGCTTGGTGGTCGCGTCCTGCGCCGGCATCGTCGCCTACGGATCGCTGACGACCGCGATGCGGACGGGAGAGATCAGCGCCGTGACGCCCTTCCGCTACACGCGGCTGGTGTTCGCCATGCTCACCGGAGTGGTCGTCTTCGACGAGCGACCCGACCTTCTCACCCTCGTCGGATCGACGATCGTGGTCATGGCGGGGATCATCGCCCTGACGCGCGCGCGTCCCTCAGCCTCCTAA
- a CDS encoding DUF4173 domain-containing protein, whose product MTAFGFAWAMVFALLEDPSPLAGLIFWCAIGLAALLPRAARFDDAWRWIGRLAAFTLSILVKPIEDGERWFKVRRRRRGLPFAKVALFLVAPLAGAVVFTGLFASANPIIARWIEGLRWGGDATDLSMRRVWWWIVIAFVVWSTLRASRFIRPRTVRLPTIALPGAPAISTASVIVSLVVFNAIFAIENVLDVVFLWSGAPLPDGVTLADYAHSGAYPLILTALLAGGFVLFVLRPGAPTEGGGPLRALVYVWIAQNIFLVASSMLRTVDYIEAYSLTRLRLAALIWMALVAAGLGLICWRIIANKSSAWLINANAAVLATTLVSCVFVSLGSVTAQWNVRHNATTSGSGGVLDVAYLEYLGPSALNAMLEFERAHPSDPLTEQVASARLRISETLAAAQSDWRSWTWRGARRLAVAHAADPGWSPAADGEAGD is encoded by the coding sequence TTGACCGCCTTCGGCTTCGCTTGGGCGATGGTGTTCGCCCTTCTGGAGGATCCCTCTCCGCTCGCCGGGCTCATCTTTTGGTGCGCAATCGGCCTCGCCGCGCTTTTGCCACGCGCCGCGCGGTTCGACGACGCCTGGCGCTGGATCGGGCGGTTGGCGGCTTTTACGCTCAGCATCTTGGTCAAGCCTATCGAAGACGGCGAACGCTGGTTCAAGGTGCGACGGCGCCGACGGGGGCTGCCGTTTGCGAAGGTCGCCCTATTCCTCGTGGCGCCGCTGGCCGGCGCCGTCGTGTTCACGGGGCTGTTCGCGAGCGCTAACCCGATCATCGCGCGCTGGATCGAGGGGCTGCGCTGGGGAGGGGACGCGACCGATCTGTCGATGCGGCGCGTCTGGTGGTGGATCGTCATCGCATTCGTCGTCTGGAGCACGCTTAGGGCGAGCCGCTTCATCCGCCCCCGCACGGTCAGGCTCCCGACCATCGCCCTGCCGGGGGCGCCGGCGATCTCCACGGCGTCGGTGATCGTGTCGCTGGTCGTCTTCAACGCGATCTTCGCGATCGAGAATGTCCTCGACGTCGTCTTCCTGTGGAGCGGCGCGCCGCTCCCGGACGGGGTCACTCTCGCCGACTACGCCCACAGTGGCGCATACCCGCTGATCCTCACCGCGCTGCTCGCCGGCGGCTTCGTGCTGTTCGTATTGCGGCCGGGAGCGCCAACGGAAGGCGGCGGACCGCTCCGCGCGCTCGTCTATGTCTGGATCGCCCAGAACATATTCCTCGTCGCGTCGAGCATGTTGCGGACCGTGGACTATATCGAGGCCTACTCGCTGACGCGTCTGCGGCTTGCGGCGTTGATCTGGATGGCGCTGGTCGCAGCGGGCCTCGGACTGATCTGCTGGCGCATCATCGCGAACAAGAGCAGCGCCTGGCTCATTAACGCGAACGCGGCCGTCCTCGCCACCACACTCGTCTCGTGCGTCTTCGTTAGCCTCGGCTCAGTGACGGCGCAGTGGAACGTCCGCCATAACGCGACGACCTCGGGTAGCGGCGGCGTGCTCGACGTCGCATACCTCGAATATCTTGGTCCGTCGGCACTGAACGCCATGCTTGAATTCGAACGCGCGCATCCGTCCGATCCACTGACCGAACAGGTCGCGTCCGCGCGCTTGCGAATTTCGGAGACGCTCGCCGCGGCGCAGTCGGACTGGCGGTCATGGACATGGCGCGGAGCGCGACGTCTTGCGGTCGCACACGCGGCCGATCCTGGCTGGTCGCCCGCTGCAGACGGCGAGGCGGGAGATTAA
- a CDS encoding response regulator transcription factor, whose amino-acid sequence MADLGVPKILIADDDPHIRQVLVFALTKAGMTTVESADGEETLAVARDQSPDLVVLDINMPKIQGLEVCSRLRVTSDVPILFLSSRDEEIDRVLGIEIGADDYVVKPFSPREVVARVGAILKRSRGRARQSAPEPATIARERLRLDRDGYRAFWDEVEVPLTATEFHLLATLAAAPNKAFSRDEMIDRMHGPGFAVTDRTIDRHVRNVRHKFLKGGGSDVIETRAGVGYRLGPCRGDA is encoded by the coding sequence ATGGCGGACCTCGGCGTTCCTAAGATTCTGATCGCAGACGACGATCCGCATATTCGGCAGGTCCTCGTCTTCGCGCTGACCAAGGCGGGCATGACGACCGTCGAGTCCGCCGATGGCGAGGAGACGCTCGCTGTGGCGCGAGACCAGTCGCCCGACCTCGTCGTGCTCGACATCAACATGCCGAAAATACAGGGGCTCGAAGTCTGCAGCCGGCTGCGCGTCACCAGCGACGTGCCGATCCTATTCCTGTCTTCTCGCGACGAGGAGATCGACCGTGTGCTCGGAATCGAGATCGGGGCCGACGACTATGTCGTCAAGCCATTCTCGCCGCGCGAGGTGGTGGCGCGGGTCGGCGCGATCCTCAAACGCTCCCGCGGCCGCGCCCGGCAATCCGCACCGGAACCCGCGACGATCGCGCGAGAGCGGCTGCGCCTCGATCGGGACGGCTATCGCGCCTTCTGGGATGAGGTCGAGGTGCCGCTCACAGCCACGGAGTTCCATCTGCTGGCGACGCTCGCCGCGGCGCCCAACAAGGCGTTTTCGCGCGACGAGATGATCGACCGGATGCATGGGCCGGGCTTCGCGGTGACCGACCGGACGATCGACAGGCATGTGCGCAACGTCCGGCACAAGTTCCTGAAGGGCGGCGGGTCGGACGTCATCGAGACGCGCGCTGGCGTCGGCTACCGGCTCGGACCTTGCCGCGGCGACGCGTGA
- a CDS encoding histidine kinase dimerization/phospho-acceptor domain-containing protein — MGRLKAFVKARWPALRLRAILFGVLLFTAAMPGLGAVFLRVYENVLVRQTEAELIAQGAAIEAVMRQNWPGPAASAPPRDDEYEPEALSVDLNRMKTLPERPSAEITTLPSDPDAARATSGASAVIWDTVRATLASVRVLDRNGTIVLARTDVGRSHAALPEVDSALKGTAETVLRRRGNYAPRYPLEVFSRAADIRVHYARPIRVGADVVGAILLSRSPRSLFRGVYDDLGKIALGVGVIFAIILGLSALLSRTIARPIERLSEATKQVALGPTSVPPPPATAAVEIRELFENFARMAKEIERRSTYLRDFAAAMSHEFKTPLAGIRGALELLDEHGAEMDQSDRRRFLANATQDADAFRAS, encoded by the coding sequence ATGGGTCGACTGAAGGCGTTCGTCAAAGCGCGATGGCCGGCGCTGCGCCTGCGGGCGATCCTGTTCGGCGTGCTGCTGTTCACCGCCGCGATGCCCGGGCTCGGCGCGGTGTTCCTGCGGGTCTACGAAAACGTGCTCGTGCGTCAGACCGAGGCCGAACTGATCGCTCAGGGAGCGGCGATCGAAGCGGTGATGCGCCAAAACTGGCCGGGCCCTGCGGCCTCCGCGCCGCCGCGCGACGACGAGTACGAGCCGGAGGCCCTCAGCGTCGATCTCAACCGCATGAAGACGCTGCCCGAACGTCCGTCGGCCGAGATCACGACGCTTCCGTCCGATCCGGACGCCGCCCGCGCAACGTCTGGAGCGTCCGCCGTCATTTGGGACACAGTCCGCGCGACGCTGGCCTCCGTCCGTGTGCTCGACCGAAATGGCACCATCGTCCTGGCGCGCACCGATGTGGGGCGCAGCCACGCCGCCTTGCCGGAGGTCGACTCCGCGCTCAAAGGAACGGCCGAGACGGTCCTCAGGCGGAGAGGGAATTACGCTCCTCGCTACCCGCTCGAGGTGTTCAGCCGCGCCGCGGACATTCGCGTGCATTACGCGCGTCCGATCCGTGTCGGCGCCGACGTGGTCGGGGCCATCCTGTTGTCGCGGTCGCCACGAAGCCTGTTTCGTGGCGTCTATGATGACCTCGGCAAGATCGCGTTGGGCGTCGGCGTGATCTTCGCGATCATTCTCGGCCTATCGGCGCTCCTGTCGCGCACGATAGCGCGGCCGATCGAGCGGCTTTCTGAAGCGACCAAGCAAGTGGCGCTTGGACCCACCTCGGTGCCGCCGCCCCCGGCCACGGCGGCGGTCGAGATCCGTGAGCTGTTCGAGAATTTTGCGCGCATGGCAAAGGAGATCGAGCGCCGCTCGACCTACCTGCGCGACTTCGCGGCCGCCATGAGCCACGAATTCAAGACGCCGCTCGCCGGCATACGCGGCGCGCTGGAACTGCTCGATGAGCATGGCGCCGAGATGGACCAAAGCGACCGCCGTCGCTTCCTTGCGAACGCCACCCAGGACGCCGACGCCTTTCGCGCCTCGTAA
- a CDS encoding HAMP domain-containing sensor histidine kinase, which translates to MTVPARSGRTSIEGPLRNIADAMSGRAVAVQAAMGDRVETSLAPEALEAVLTTLIENASQSGARNVDIRVIRRDDRTWLEVRDDGQGVPAADRDRLFEPFFTTRRADGGTGLGLAIARSLLLSQGSNVILTDDAPGATFWIALPNCGAARV; encoded by the coding sequence ATGACGGTTCCCGCCCGAAGCGGACGCACGTCTATCGAGGGACCCTTACGCAACATCGCGGACGCGATGAGCGGTCGGGCCGTCGCGGTTCAGGCCGCGATGGGAGATCGCGTCGAGACCTCGCTCGCTCCCGAAGCTCTGGAGGCGGTTCTGACGACTTTGATCGAGAACGCTTCTCAGTCTGGCGCGCGCAACGTCGATATCCGCGTGATCCGGCGCGATGATCGAACATGGCTTGAAGTGCGTGATGACGGGCAAGGCGTGCCCGCCGCCGACCGTGACCGATTGTTCGAGCCGTTCTTCACAACGCGCCGAGCGGATGGCGGCACCGGCCTCGGCCTTGCGATCGCCCGCTCGCTGCTGCTCTCGCAGGGTTCGAATGTTATTCTGACGGATGACGCGCCCGGCGCTACGTTTTGGATCGCGTTGCCGAACTGTGGCGCCGCCCGCGTCTAA
- a CDS encoding response regulator: MVSSAITVLIVDDEAPIRRFLKATLGVNDYRTLEAETGAEALRLMRHVAPELVLLDLGLPDMDGLDLIREIRAKGPVPIVVLSARGEEAAKVAALDLGADDYVTKPFGTDELMARMRAALRHRLADRGAEPVFRAGPLVVDLARHVVTRDGAEVKLSPKEFAILQELVVHAGKVLTHRHLFRAVWGQDDGDQTSLRVYIRQLRVKLEPDPSRPSHLLTEAGVGYRLVS, encoded by the coding sequence ATGGTCTCGAGCGCGATCACCGTTCTGATCGTCGACGACGAGGCGCCGATCCGGCGCTTCCTGAAAGCGACGCTGGGGGTGAACGACTACCGGACGCTGGAGGCGGAGACCGGGGCCGAGGCGCTGCGGCTCATGCGCCATGTCGCGCCTGAGCTCGTCCTGCTCGATCTCGGCCTGCCCGACATGGACGGGCTCGATCTCATCCGCGAGATCCGCGCGAAGGGCCCCGTGCCGATCGTGGTGCTCTCCGCTCGCGGCGAGGAGGCGGCGAAGGTCGCGGCGCTCGATCTCGGGGCGGACGACTACGTCACAAAGCCCTTCGGGACTGACGAGCTGATGGCGCGCATGCGCGCCGCTCTGCGCCACCGCCTCGCCGACCGCGGCGCCGAGCCAGTCTTTCGAGCGGGGCCGCTTGTCGTCGATCTCGCCCGTCATGTCGTCACCCGAGACGGCGCGGAGGTGAAGCTGTCGCCGAAGGAATTCGCGATCCTGCAGGAACTCGTGGTCCATGCCGGCAAGGTGCTGACCCATCGCCACCTGTTTCGCGCCGTCTGGGGACAGGACGACGGCGACCAGACGTCGCTCCGCGTCTACATCCGGCAGCTGAGGGTGAAACTGGAGCCCGACCCCTCGCGTCCGAGCCATCTGTTGACTGAGGCAGGCGTAGGATATCGGCTGGTCAGTTGA